The Drechmeria coniospora strain ARSEF 6962 chromosome 02, whole genome shotgun sequence genome has a segment encoding these proteins:
- a CDS encoding DUF1183 domain protein, translating to MHLTHATRVPSILDISSNTPPTQRSMRGDIVPLVFSLTLPFLAAARSKNAILLSEVQSLTLRGHGAQTTHRRLSAVPQLKCISQKDICALYDIDVMRCTNQGSSYGSEDIEWSCTANLPVELKLGSTDVVCEGYSSPNDPYVLKGSCGVEYRLLLTERGEASYPHIANPHGGLFSDGEGGTDLSAWLFVAIFVAVLGWIIYSACYANNHAPRRVNRRYGGGWGGGGGWGGGGDDDGDPPPPYSKPYSAGQSRWTPGFWTGLAGGAAAGYMAGNRSRDNGRERTDYGGNGWGSRQIPSSSGPSASGTRHESTGFGSTRRR from the exons ATGCACCTCACTCAT GCCACCCGAGTGCCATCGATCCTCGACATCTCCAGCAACACCCCGCCGACGCAGCGCAGCATGCGCGGCGACATCGTTCCCCTTGTCTTCTCTCTCACCCTCCCctttctcgccgccgcccgctctAAAAATGCAATTCTCCTCTCCGAAGTCCAGTCCCTCACCCTGCGTGGTCATGGGGCCCAGACCACGCACCGTCGCCTCTCCGCCGTCCCCCAGCTAAAATGCATATCCCAAAAGGACATATGTGCCCTCTACGACATCGATGTCATGCGTTGCACCAACCAGGGCTCCTCCTACGGCAGCGAGGACATCGAGTGGAGTTGTACCGCCAATCTTCCCGTCGAGCTCAAGCTCGGCAGCACCGACGTTGTATGCGAAGGATACTCGTCGCCGAACGACCCTTACGTTCTGAAGGGGAGCTGCGGTGTCGAGTACAGGCTTCTCCTGACCGAAAGGGGGGAGGCCAGCTACCCTCACATTGCCAATCCGCACGGCGGGCTCTTTAGCGACGGGGAAGGCGGCACCGATTTGTCGGCCTGGCTTTTTGTCGCCATCTtcgttgccgtcctcggctggATCATATACTCTGCCTGCTACGCAAACAATCATGCGCCGAGACGCGTCAACCGAAGATACGGAGGAGGCTGGGGTGGTGGAGGGGGctggggcggcggcggcgacgacgacggtgacccCCCTCCGCCCTACTCGAAGCCCTATTCTGCTGGGCAGTCTCGTTGGACTCCGGGCTTCTGGACCGGCTTGGCAGgcggtgctgccgccggtTACATGGCTGGGAACAGAAGCCGGGACAACGGCAGGGAACGCACCGACTACGGCGGGAACGGCTGGGGAAGCAGACAGATCCCGTCGTCATCCGGGCCAAGCGCCAGCGGCACTCGTCACGAGAGTACAGGGTTTGGCTCGACACGTCGCAGATGA